AAATTGATGAAAAGCTCAAAAACGATTTTGCTAGAGATGCTCTCTTACTTTGGCTAGTAGGCATAAAAGTCGTTATAGTGCATGGCGGCGGAAAAAAGATCAACTCATTTTTAGACAAACTAAACATACAAAGTAAATTTATAGACGGATTAAGAGTCACTGATGATGAAACTATGGAAGTCGTAGAGATGACTCTAAGTGGGCTTATAAACAAAGAGATAGTAAATTTACTAAACAAACACGGAGCTCGCTCCATAGGGCTTAGCGGCAAAGATGACAATATGCTAAAAGCCAAAAGCTACTCTGATGGCAAATACGGCTTTGTAGGACAGATCTCTGAGGTAAATCCCAGTGTCATCACAGCAGCATTGCAAAGCGGACTTATACCAGTCATCGCACCTATAGCGATCAGCGATGATTTTAGCGATACTTATAATATAAATGCCGATCTTTGTGCTAGCGCGATCGCAAACGCACTAAAAGCAAAAAAGGTTATATTTCTAAGCGATATAAAAGGCGTTTTAAGTAAAGACGGGGAGCTTATAAGCAATCTAAACGAGTCTAAAATCCAAAATTTAAAAAACGACGGTACTATAAATGGCG
The sequence above is a segment of the Campylobacter hyointestinalis subsp. lawsonii genome. Coding sequences within it:
- the argB gene encoding acetylglutamate kinase, which produces MLKSSRTAEIILSALPYIQKFRDEIFVIKYGGAAQIDEKLKNDFARDALLLWLVGIKVVIVHGGGKKINSFLDKLNIQSKFIDGLRVTDDETMEVVEMTLSGLINKEIVNLLNKHGARSIGLSGKDDNMLKAKSYSDGKYGFVGQISEVNPSVITAALQSGLIPVIAPIAISDDFSDTYNINADLCASAIANALKAKKVIFLSDIKGVLSKDGELISNLNESKIQNLKNDGTINGGMIPKLDACLECVKNGVGAAHIIDGRVPHSLLLEIFTDEGIGSVIK